AACATTCGTGATGCAGGATCCATTTATACCTGGAGTGGTTCCTGGAGCAGTGCGGGCTCATCTCTGCTGCCATGGAAAGGTTATATCTTTAAATCCGGTGGTGCCACAAGCCTGAATATTGATGCGCGCGGCAGTGGTTTTGGTAAAATGGCAAAGGCCATGAATACTGATGATTATCCCATGGATGCAGATGAATGGATCATTGATATGATCGCCACCACGGGCAACGCCCGGGATGAACTGAACGCAGTGGGCGTCAGAAATATGGCTGAAGACGGTTACGATCGTCTTGATGAGTTTGAACCGCCGGCCGTCATGGGTGATATTGTCCTTAGAATCGATAACCGTGACCGGGAAGAAACACCGGACCTCTATGCGAAAGATATCCGCAAGCCCAACGAAACAGGCCATTACTGGGATCTCCAGGTCTTTACCCCAACCAATGGCAGCCGTACATACATTACATTTGATGGTCTGGGATATATCCCAGAGGAATACGATATTTTCTTAATTAATAAGACCACAAAGCAGGCTAAGAATCTAGAGTGGGACAGTAATTACCGATTCGCGAATACGGGCCCTGATGCTTACCTGAAACAAGATTTTAGGTTGGTTATTGGTACCAAAGACTATGTGAAGGAAAACAATGCTGGCGTTGACTTGTACCCAGATGCATTTACGTTGAGTCAAAACTACCCCAACCCCTTTAATCCCCAGACATCAATAATGATTAGTTTAGAAGACGATGCTCAGGTTGATTTAATCATCTATAATCTTCTTGGTAAAGAAGTCACTCGATTGGCGATTAAT
This DNA window, taken from Candidatus Neomarinimicrobiota bacterium, encodes the following:
- a CDS encoding T9SS type A sorting domain-containing protein, whose translation is NIRDAGSIYTWSGSWSSAGSSLLPWKGYIFKSGGATSLNIDARGSGFGKMAKAMNTDDYPMDADEWIIDMIATTGNARDELNAVGVRNMAEDGYDRLDEFEPPAVMGDIVLRIDNRDREETPDLYAKDIRKPNETGHYWDLQVFTPTNGSRTYITFDGLGYIPEEYDIFLINKTTKQAKNLEWDSNYRFANTGPDAYLKQDFRLVIGTKDYVKENNAGVDLYPDAFTLSQNYPNPFNPQTSIMISLEDDAQVDLIIYNLLGKEVTRLAINEHRSAGYYTFIWNGRNGMGDRVSTGVYFYHAMIRDAGGKIVMNKTKKMIFLK